A window of Variovorax paradoxus genomic DNA:
AAGATCAAGACCGGCTTCTCGAAGGACAAGGACACCGTGGCCCTTGGCGAGAAGATCTACCGCGGCGGCATCGGCGAGCGCTCCATCCCCGCCTGCGCCGGCTGCCACAGCCCCAACGGCGCCGGCCTGCCCGCCCAGTACCCGCGCCTGGGCGGCCAGAACGCCGACTACACCGTGGCCCAGCTCAAGGCCTTCCGTGGCGACGGCACGCCCGTGCGCACCAACAGCGGCCCCATGACCGGCGTCGCCGCCAAGCTCAACGACCGCGAAATCGCCGCCGTGGCGGACTACATCGCCGGCCTGCGCTGATGACGATGCGCTCCAGAGCGTGAACTAACCGCCGACAACAACCCCAAACAAAGGGCGGGCCGATCCACCAGGATGGCCCGCCCTTTTGCTTTTCTCCCGTCTTCCCCTACCTTTCGCCTCGATGTCCGTTTCCACCCATGGCCTTCGCGTCCATCGCGGCCCGCAAATGCTTCGCGCGGCGGTGGAGCTGCTGTCGTCGATGCGCTTCGCGATCGCGCTGCTCACCGTCATCTGCATCGCGTCGATCATCGGCACCGTGCTGAAGCAGCACGAGCCGATCAACAACTACATCAACCAGTTCGGACCCTTCTGGGCGGAGCTGTTCCGCGCGGCGCGGCTCGACTCGGTCTACAGCGCCTGGTGGTTCATGCTGATCCTGCTGTTCCTGGTGATCAGCACCTCGCTGTGCGTCGCGCGCAACACGCCGCGCATCCTGGTCGACCTCAAGACCTTCAAGGAAGACATCCGCGCGCAGAGCCTGAAGGCCTTCGGCCAGCGCGCCGAGAACCGCCTGGGCGAAACGCCGGAGGCCGCGGCCAACCGCATCGGGCAACTGCTGGTGAGCGGCGGCTGGAAGGTCAAGCTGCAGCAGCGCGAGGCCACCAATGGCAGCCGCCCGACCGGCGCCGGCTGGATGGTCGCGGCGCGCGCCGGCGGCGCCCACAAGCTGGGCTACATCGCGGCCCACAGCGCGATCGTGCTGGTGTGCATCGGCGGCCTGCTCGACGGCGACCTCATCGTGCGCGCGCAGACCTGGTTCAACGGCAAGAGCGTGTTCACCGGCGGCGGCATGATCGCCGACGTGGCGCCCGAGCACCGCCTGTCCGCCAGCAATCCGACCTTCCGCGGCAACATCCTCGTGCCCGAGGGCGGGCAGGGCAGCGTGGCCATCCTGAACCAGGCCGACGGCGTGCTGCTGCAGGAGCTGCCGTTTTCCATCGAGCTGAAGAAGTTCATCGTCGATTACTACTCGACCGGCATGCCCAAGCTGTTCGCGAGCGAGGTCGTGCTGCACGACCGCGAGACCGGCGAGCAGGTGCCCGCGCGCATCGAGGTGAACCACCCGGCCAGCTACAAGGGCGTGGAGATCTACCAGTCGAGCTTCGACGACGGCGGCTCCAAGGTGAAGCTCAAGGCGGTGCCGATGGCTGCCGCGGCCAAGCCCTTCGAGGTCGAAGGCATCATCGGCGGCCCAAGCACCGAGATCACCAACGGCAAGGAAAAGCTCACGCTCGAATACGCCGCGCTGCGCGTGATCAACGTCGAGAACTTCGCCGACGCCGGAGCCATGAGCAGCGGCGCCGACGTGCGCAAGGTCGACCTGCGCCACGACATCGAATCGCGCCTGGGCGCGGCCAACAAGGTCAACAAGCCGAAGGTGCTGCGCAACATCGGCCCGAGCATCGGCTACAAGCTGCGCGACGCCTCCGGCCAGGCGCGCGAGTACCAGAACTACATGGTGCCGGTCGACACCGGCGACGGCCAGCCGGTGTTCCTGCTCGGCATGCGCGAAAAGCCGGAGGATCCGTTCCGCTACCTGCGCGTGCCGGCCGACGAGCAGGGCTCGATGGACGGCTTCGTGCGCATGCGCGCAGCGCTCGCCGACCCCGACACTCGCGCGCGCGCCATCGAGCGCTACATCGCCAAGGCCACCGACCCGAAGCGCCCCGAAATGGCCGAGCAGCTGCGCGTGTCGGCCACCCGCGCGCTGGCGCTGTTCTCGGGCAGCGAGCGCGCCAGGGCGGACGCCACCACGGTGGGCGGCTGGCAGGCGATTGCGGAGTTCATGGAAATCAACGTGCCCGAGGCAGAGCGCGAGCGCGCCGGCGGCGTGCTGGTGCGCATCCTCAACGACGTGCTGTTCGAAGTGCTCAACCTGAGCCGCGAAGGCGCCGGCCTGGCCGCGCTGCCGAACGACGAAAAATCGCAGGCCTACCTGACGCAGGCCGTGCTGGCCATCAGCGACGCGCACTTCTATCCCGCACCGGTCGCGATGATGATGACCGACTTCACCCAGGTGCAGGCCAGCGTGTTCCAGGTGGCGCGAGCCCCCGGCAAGAGCGTTGTCTACCTGGGCTGCCTGTTGCTGATCATCGGGATTTTTGCCATGCTGTACGTGCGCGAGCGGCGCCTGTGGGTGTGGCTCACCCCCGACGGCAATGCATCGGAGACGGCCGCCACGATGGCGTTCTCGGTCAATCGCAAGACCATCGACAGCGACCGCGAATTCGAGCACCTCAAGCACAAGCTGCTCGCCCTGAACAAGACGGAACCCGAGACATCATGAACACCACGACCCTCACGCTCAATGAAAGCTGGCTCTCGCGCCGCAACCTGTTCGATTGGGTGTTCGCGGCGCTGGTGCTGGCGGGCGGCCTGTTCGCGTTCACGCGCTATGCCGGGTCGATGGACTACTACGAGAAGCCGATCCTCGCCGCCGCGGTGATCTCGATGATCGCCATCGGCTGGTTCTGGCGCCCGCTGCGCGTGCTGGCCATCGTGGTGGCCGCCGCGTCGCTGCTGGCCATCAGCTCCTACCAGGGCGACCTCGCGCGCGCCGACACGGTGTTCTGGCTCAAGTACTTCCTGTCGAGCCAGTCGGCCATCCTGTGGATGAGCGTGCTGTTCTTCATGAGCACGCTGTTCTACTGGCTCGGCTTCTTCGGCGGCAAGCAGTCGGACACCTTCGACATGATCGGCTCGCGCCTGGCCTGGGCCGCGGTGACGATGGCGCTGATCGGCACCATGGTGCGCTGGTACGAAAGCCACCAGCTCGGCCCGGACATCGGCCACATTCCGGTCAGCAACCTGTACGAAGTGTTCGTGCTCTTCTGCTGGCTCACCGCCGCGTTCTATCTGTACTTCGAGGAGCGCTACAACACGCGCGCGCTCGGCGCCTTTGTGATGCTGGTGGTCAGCGCGGCGGTCGGCTTCCTGCTCTGGTACACCATCGTGCGCGAGGCGCACGAGATCCAGCCGCTGGTGCCCGCGCTGCAGAGCTGGTGGATGAAACTGCATGTGCCGGCCAACTTCATCGGCTACGGCACCTTCGCGCTGGCGGCCATGGTTGCCTTCGCGTACCTCATCAAGGAACAGGCCGACGAGAAGCGCTGGTACAAGCTCACGCCGATCTGGCTGCTGGGCGTGGCGCTGTGCTTCGTGCCGGTGGCCTTCCGCCAGCGAGTGCAGGAAGCCGGCGGCAGCTACTGGGTGGTCTATGCGGGCATCTCGGCGCTGATTGCGGCGGGCATCCTGCTGGGGCGCAAGCGCATCGCGGCCCGGCTGCCGGCCAACGAGGTGCTCGACGACGTGATGTACAAGTCGATCACCGTCGGCTTCGCCTTCTTCACCATCGCCACCGTGCTCGGCGCCCTGTGGGCCGCAGACGCCTGGGGCGGCTACTGGAGCTGGGATCCGAAGGAGACCTGGGCGCTGATCGTCTGGCTCAACTACGCGGCATGGCTGCACATGCGGCTCGTGAAGGGGCTGCGCGGCACCGTGGCGGCGTGGTGGGCACTGGGCGGCCTGGCGGTCACGACCTTCGCCTTCCTGGGCGTGAACATGTTCCTGAGCGGGCTGCACAGCTACGGCACGCTGTAGGAGCAGGCTGCGGGTCTTTCGCGAAGAATTGAAACCGCGCGCCGCGCTGGCGCGTAACCAAATCGGGGTCGGTCACGAACTACCCTGAGCACAACGATTCCAGCGAAAGGCTTGCCATGTCGTTTCATTCCCGTCCGCTCCGTCGCCACAGCAGCAGCGACGACAACGGCTTCATTCATCCGGTGCCGAGCGAGATCACGTCGCGTGCCGCGTACGAGAGCCGGCGCGAGATGCTAAAACTCATGGCCGGCGGCGTGGCGGGTGCGGCGCTGGCGGGCTTCGCGGCACGCGACGCCTGGGCCCAGACGGCGCGGCCCAACAAGCTCGCTGCGCTGCCGGGTGCCAAGTCGGCCGTGCCGAGCGCCATGTCGATGGACAAGCTCACCGACTACAAGGACGCCTCCACCTACAACAACTTCTACGAGTTCGGCACCGACAAGGCCGACCCGGCCAAGAACGCCGGCACGCTGAAGACGCGGCCGTGGACGGTGGAGGTCGAGGGCCTGGTCAAGAAACCGGGCAAGTTCGGCATCGAAGACCTGCTCAAGCTCAGCGCGCAGGAAGAGCGCATCTATCGCCTGCGCTGCGTCGAAGGTTGGTCGATGGTCATCCCGTGGGTCGGCTATTCGCTGGCCGAACTGATCAAGAAGGTCGAGCCGCAGGGCAACGCCAAGTTCGTCGAGTTCGTGACGCTGGCCGATCCCAAGACCATGCCCTTCGTCGGCTCCCATGTGCTCGACTGGCCCTATACCGAAGGCCTGCGCATGGACGAGGCGATGCACCCGCTCACGCTGCTCGCCTTCGGCATGTACGGCGAAGTGCTGCCCAACCAGAACGGCGCGCCGGTGCGGCTGGTGGTGCCGTGGAAGTACGGCTTCAAGTCGGCCAAGTCGATCGTCAAGATCCGCTTCGTCGAAAAGGAGCCGAGCACGGCCTGGAACAAGGCGGCCGCCAATGAATACGGCTTCTATTCGAACGTGAATCCGAACGTCGACCATCCGCGCTGGAGCCAGGCCACCGAGCGCCGCATCGGCGACGGCGGCGGCTTGTTCGCCAAGCGCCGCAAGACCGAGATGTTCAACGGCTACGAAGCCCAGGTCGGGCAGCTCTACGCTGGCATGGACCTCAAGAAAAACTATTGAGCCTGCTGCGCCATCCGGCCGTTGCCCCATGAACAAGCTGCTCATGCATCCGGCGACCAAGCCGGTCATCTTCCTGTTGTGTCTTTTGCCGTTCGCGCGGCTGGCCTACGGCGCCTTCACGGACGGGCTCGGCGCCAATCCGGCCGAGTTCCTGATCCGCGCCACGGGCGACTGGACGCTGCGCTTCATCTGCATCGTGCTGGCGGTGACGCCGCTGCGCGTGATGAGCAAGTGGAACGCGCTCGCGCGCTATCGCCGCATGCTGGGCCTGTTCGCGTATTTCTACGTGGTGCTGCACCTGCTGTGCTACAGCTGGTTCGACATGGGCTTCGAGTGGGGCGACATCGCCAAGGACATCGCGAAGCGGCCGTTCATCCTTGTGGGATTCACCGCTTTCGTGCTGCTGACGCCGCTCGCGGCCACCTCGTTCAACCGCGCGATCAAGGCGATGGGCGCGAAGCGCTGGCAGATGCTGCACAAGCTGGTGTACGTGATCGCGGGGCTCGGGCTGCTGCACTTCTTCTGGATGCGCGCGGGCAAGAACAACTTCGCCGAAGTGTTCGTCTACGTGGCGATCATCGGCGTGCTGCTGGCTTGGCGCGTTTGGGATTTCGCGAGCAAGCGCAAGGCAAAGGCAACCGCGGCCGCAACGGCGCGCGGCGGCAACAAGCCGCTGCGCACCGGCTGACCGCCGGGCGAGGACAGGTCAGCCGTCGATCTCGGCGCGCAGCTGGTCTTCCATCGTCTCGCGGCGGCGGATCAGCTTGGCGGCCGCGCCGCTCACCAGCACTTCGGCGGCACGACCGCGCGTGTTGTAGTTGCTGGCCATGCTCATGCAATACGCGCCGGCCGACAGCACGGCGAGCAGGTCGCCGGCCACCACGTTGAGCGTGCGGTCGCGGCCGATCCAGTCGCCGCTTTCGCAGACCGGGCCGACTACGTCGTAGACCGGTGCGTCGCCGGCGCGGGTGCGCACCGGCACGATGCGCTGGAAAGCCTGGTACATCGCGGGCCGCGGCAGGTCGTTCATGGCCGCGTCGATGATGCAGAAGTTCTTGTCTTCGCCGGGCTTGGTGTAGAGCACCTCGGTCACGCACACGCCCGCGTTGCCGACCAGCGAACGGCCGGGCTCGATGACCAGCTTGCGCTGGCCGAAGCCGCGGGCGTCGAGCTTGGCGAGCAGCTGCTGCCAGAGCGCATCGGCCTTGGGCGGCACTTCGCCGTTGTAGTCGATGCCCAGGCCGCCGCCGAAGTCCAGGTGATGGATCGGCACGCCGGCCGCCTCGATGGCCTCGACGAGGTCGAGCACGCGGTCGCAGGCATCGAGATAAGGCGAGGCTTCGGTGATCTGCGAGCCGATGTGGCAGTCGATGCCGACGACCTCGAGGCCCGGCAGTCTTGCGGCGTGGCGGTAAGCCTCGACAGCGCGGTCGTGCGCGATGCCGAACTTGTTGCCCTTGAGGCCGGTGGAAATGTAGGGATGCGTCTTCGGGTCGACGTTCGGATTGATGCGGATGCTGATCGGCGCACGCTTGCCTTCGGCGGCGGCGACTTCGCTCAGCACGTCGAGTTCGGCTTCGCTCTCGACGTTGAAGCAGGCGATGCCGGCGGCGAGGGCCTGGCGCATCTCGGCGCGGGTCTTGCCGACGCCCGAAAAAATGATCTTCTTCGGATCGGCGCCGACGGCCAGTACGCGCGACAGCTCACCGCCCGAGACGATGTCGAAGCCGCAGCCCGCCTCGGCGAACACGCGCAGCACGCCGAGCGACGAATTGGCCTTCATGGCGTAGCAGATGAGGGCATCGCGACCTTCGAAGCCGCGCTGGTAGGCGGCCAGGGCGTCGAGCATCCACTGCTTCGAGTAGACGAAAAGGGGGGTGCCATGTTCGCGAGCCAGCGCGTCGAGCGCGACGCCTTCGACGTGCAGCGCGCCATCGCGTTGTGCGACGTGGGGTTGGCCGGGCAGGGGAGAGGACGAAGAAACGCTGCCGGTCATTTGCGGGTTCCGGTGCTGTCGTTGGTGCTGTTGGTGGTGGCACTGCTGGCCGGGGCGGCCGGCGCGGGCGTGGTGTTCGTGCTCGACGTGGAATCCGATCCGCCCGGGGTCAGCAGCTGCGGCAACGTCGCCCGCTGGGCCGCGGCGGGATCGGTCGGGAGGTACAGGGCTCCCTTCTGGCCGCAAGCGGCCAGACCGGTGGTGGCTGCGGCGAGGCAGACCATGAGCGCAGCGCGGACGCGGGTGCTCACTAGAATTTGGCGAACGTTCAACATAGCGAAATTGTAATGACCGACATTGAGTACATGGACCGCGCCGAAGCCGCGCTCGCCGCCATCGAGGAGGGCTGCGACCGCATCAACGACGCGACCGATGCCGACATCGACAACCAGAGGGTTGGCGGGATGATCACGATTTCATTCCAGAACGGCAGCCAGTTGATCGTGAATCTGCAGAAGCCCCTGCACGAAATCTGGTTGGCCGCGCGTTCGGGCGGCTATCACTACCGACACGACGGCAAGGCCTGGGTGGATACCAAGACCGGCGAAGAGTTCTTCGGCAACCTTTCGCGCGAAGCCACCCTGCAGGCCGGGCAGCCGCTGGAATTCGCGGCCGCCTGATCCACTGCGTCAGTTCCTGAAGAGATCGAGGATGCGGCTGCGCTCCTCGGGCGGGGCCGGCGGGCTGACCGGTGCGCCGGTCAGCGCTTCCACCGGCGCCACGGGCGCGGCCTCCACGCCCAGGGTCGCCACGCCGCGGCCCGGCGCGTAGTCGTCGTAGTACCACTCGCCGCCCACGTTCACGATGCCCGCTGGCGGTGCCGTCGCGATATCGGTCACCGGCACGCCCTTGATGGCGGTTTCCATGTAGTTGATCCAGATCGGCAGGCTCAGGCCGCCGCCGGTCTCGCGGTCGCCCAGGTTGCGCGGCGTGTCGTAGCCGATCCACGAGATGGCGGTCATGGTGGGCTGGAAGCCCGCGAACCAGGCGTCGAGCGAATCGTTGGTGGTGCCGGTCTTGCCGTAGAGGTCGGGACGCTTGAGCATCGCCTGTGCCTTGGCGGCGGTGCCGGCGCGCGCCACCGACTGCAGCAGCGTGTCCATGATGAAGGCGTTGCGCTGGGGAATGGCGCGCAGCGACTCGTTGAGCAGCGGCGGCTGCTTGTCGACCAGCACCTTGTCCTTGTGGTCGGTGATGCGGGTCACGAGGTAAGGATTGACGCGGTAGCCGCCGTTGGCGAACACCGAATAGCCCACCGCCATCTGCATCGGCGTGACCGAGCCCGCGCCGAGGGCCATGGGCAGGTAGGCGGGGTGCTTGTCCTTGTCGAAGCCGAAGTTGGTGATCCACTCCTGGGCATAGCGCGTGCCGATGGACTGCAGGATGCGGATCGACACCAGGTTCTTCGACTTCATGAGCGCGGTGCGCATCGACATCGGGCCGTCGTAGCCGCCGCCGTAGTTCTTCGGCTCCCAGGGCTGGCCGCCAGTGGTGCCCGCGTCGAAGAAGAGCGGGCCGTCGTTGATGACGGTGGCGGGGGTGAAGCCCTTCTCGAGCGCCGCTGAATAGATGAACGGCTTGAAGCTCGAACCCGGCTGGCGCCAGGCCTGCGTCACGTGGTTGAACTTGTTCTTGCCGAAATCGAAGCCGCCGACCAGCGCCTTGATGGCGCCGTCGCGCGGGTCCATGGCAATGAAGGCGCCTTCCACTTCGGGCAGCTGGGTGATTTCCCAGGTGTTCTTGGGCGTCTTCACCACGCGGATCACCGCGCCGCGGCGGATCTTGATGTTGGGCGGCGCCTTGTCCGAAAGGCCGGACTGCGCGGGCTTGAGGCCCTCGCCGGTGATCTGCACCGGATCGCCGTTGGCGCGCACCGCGTCGATCTGCTTGGGCGTGGCCTTGAGCACCACGGCGGCCATCACGTCGCCGTTGTCGGGGTGGTCGCTGAGCGCGTCATCCACCGCTTCGTCGATGTCCTTGGCGTCGTTGGGCAGGTCGACGAACTTCTCGGGGCCGCGGTAGATCTGGCGGCGCTCGTAATCCATGATGCCCTTGCGCAGCGCCTTGTAGGCCGCGGCCTGGTCGGCCGCGACCAGCGAGGTGTAGACCTTGAGGCCGCGCGTGTAGGTGCTGTCGCCGTATTGCGCATACATCAGCTGGCGCACCGTTTCGGCTACGTACTCGGCATGCAGGCGGTTCGGATCGGCGGCATCGCGCAGATGCAGTTCTTCCTTCTTGGCTTCGGCAGCCTGTTCGGCGGTGATGAAGCCGGCTTCCTGCATGCGGTCGATCACGTAGAACTGCCGGCCGCGCGCGCGCTGCGGGTTGTTGACCGGATTGTTCGCGCCCGGGGCCTTCGGCAGGCCGGCCAGCATGGCGGCCTGGGCGATCGTGAGTTCCTGCAGCGGCTTGCCGAAATACGCTTCCGACGCGGCTGCGAAACCGTAGGCGCGGTTGCCGAGGTAGATCTGGTTCAGATAGATCTCGAAGATCTGGTCCTTGGTCAGCAGGTGCTCCAGCTTGAAGGTCAGGAGCACTTCGTAGACCTTGCGGGTCAGCGTTTTCTCGGAGCTCAGGTAGACGTTGCGCGCCACCTGCATGGTGATGGTCGAGGCGCCCTGGCTCTTCACCCGGTTCAGGTTGGCCAGGCCGGCGCGGACCATGCCCTTGTAGTCGACGCCGCCGTGGTCGTAGAAGCGCGAGTCTTCGGCGGCCAGCACGGCGTCTTTCACGACCTTGGGAATGGCCGAGATGGGCGTCAGGTTGCGGCGTTCCTCGCCGAATTCCCCGATCAGCGTGCCTTCGGCGGAGAAAACCCGAAGCGGCAGCTTGGGGCGATAGTCCGACAGTTCGCTGATGTCCGGCAGGTTGGGATAGGCGACCGCCAGAGCCACCGCCACTACGCATAGGACCGACAGCACGCCGGCCGCGGCAATGCCGAACCCCCAGAAAAAGAGGCGCAGCAGCCATCTCAGCCAGGCTGGGCGTTTGGGGGGAGGGGTCTTGGCTGGCCCTTTGGGGCTTGAAGTTTTTTCTTGCATGGAGGGCCGAGGAGTCACCCTGCATTATAAAAAGCCGCTCCCTTCGAACCATCCGATCTTTGTTACCCTCGCCACGCGCTAATTCAAAAGTTACAGAATGCGGCTTTGCCGTCAGCTTTTGACAACGCTCGGGAACTTTGCCCCCTGGCGTCGCTTGGTTGCCGCTACGCCTGCTGCTAGCATGCAACCGAACGCAAATTTTTCCATTGGTTACAAATACAGGGGAAAAGGGACCTCACTTGGCTTCTCTTGGATCATTGTTTCGTCGTCAGAACGCTCCCCTGCTGGGGTTGGACGTCAGTTCGTCCAGCGTCAAGCTGGTCGAGCTCGGCCGTGAGGCCAGCGGCAAGCTGGTTCTGGAACGCTGTGCCATCGAGCCCCTCGAGCGTGGCTGGATCACTGACGGCAACGTCGAGAAATTCGACGAAGTCGCCGAGGCCGTGCGCCGCGTCATCCGCAAGAGCGGCACGCGCACGCGCAACGTCGCACTCGCCTTGCCCCCTTCGGCCGTAATCACCAAGAAGATCATTCTTCCGGGCGGCATGAGCGAGCAGGAGCTCGAGATTCAGGTCGAATCGGAAGCCAACCAGTACATCCCGTTTTCGCTGGATGAAGTGAGCCTCGACTTCTGCGTGACCGGCCCGAGCATGACGTCGGCCGGCGACGTGGAAGTGCTGATCGCCGCCTCCCGCAAGGAGAAGGTCCAGGATCGCGAAGGCTTGGCCGAGGCGGCCGGGCTGAAGGCGATGATTCTGGACGTCGAGTCCTATGCCTCGCGTCTCGCTACGGCACGGCTGATCGAGCAATTGCCCGGCAAGGGCGTCGATGCCGTCGTCGCGCTTTTCGAAGTGGGCGCTTTCACCACCAGCATGCAGGTGCTGCGCAACCAGGAAGTGCTGTACGACCGCGACCAGGCATTCGGCGGCGCGCAGTTGACCCAGCTCATCGTTCGGCAGTACGGCTTTTCCGCGGAAGAAGCCGAAGCCAAGAAGCGCAGCGGCGACCTGCCCGATGACTACGGCTCCGGGGTGCTCAAGCCTTTCGTGGAAAGCATCGCGCAGGAAATCGCGCGCGCGCTGCAGTTCTTCTTCACGAGCACGCCGCACAACCGCGTGGACTATGTGCTGTTGGCCGGCGGCTCTTCGTCGCTGCCGGGGTTGACCAACGCGGTGACGCGCCAGACCTCGTTCGCCTGTTCCCTTGTGAATCCCTTCGACGGCATGGACTTCGGCCCGAACATCCGTGAAAAGAAGGTGCGGCGCGAAGCGCCTTCGTACCTGACCTCGTGCGGGCTCGCCATGCGGAGATTTCTGCAGTGATTCTGATCAATCTGCTTCCGCACCGCGAAGCCGCTCGAAAGCGGCGGCGCGAGGCGTTCTATGGAACCTTGGGTGCGGCAGCTCTCCTGGGCGTGCTGATCTCCGGCTTGGGGTACCTCTGGTACGAAGCCCAGATTTCGGCGCAGCAATCGAAAAACAGCTTTCTCCAAGCCGAGATCAAGAAGCTGGAAGTCGAGATCAAGGAGATCTCGACCTTGCAGGAAGAAATCGCAGCCCTGCGCGCACGCCAGCAGGCGGTCGAAGACCTGCAGGGCGACCGGAATCTCCCGGTGCACCTCTTCAATGAACTGGTGCGGCAGTTGCCCGACGGGGTCTACCTCACCAGCATGAAGCAAGACAACCAGATCGTCACGCTGCAAGGCATGGCGCAGTCGAACGAGCGGGTGTCCGAATTGCTGCGTAACCTGGGTAACAACAGCCCTTGGTTGGTGAAGCCTGAACTCGTCGAAATCACTTCCGCGAATGTCAGCTTGAGCCAGCGCGACCAACGGCGTGTTGCCAATTTCACGATTCGCATCGGCCTGAAGCGCCCCACCGACGCCCAGAAGGCGGCCGCCGACAAGGCATTGGCGACCGCCACGGCGCAATCCAAGGGGTAACCGATCATGGCAAGCAAACGATCCTTACCCAAAGTGGATGTCGGCGTTGCACTGCAGCGCTTCAGCGAGCAATTTCGCGGACTCAATCCGAACGATCCCTCGGTGTGGCCGGCCGTGCCGCGGTATGCGCTCTGTCTGGCGGTGACCGCCTTCGTGCTGGTTGCCCTGTGGTTCGTCTGGCTGACCAATTCGAATGACGAACTCGAGGCCGAGCGCGGCAAGGAAGTCACGCTCAAGGCCGACTACCAGAAGAAAGTCGCGCAGGCGGCCAACCTCGACCTGCTGAAGAAGCAGCGCGAACAGGTGCAGCAGTACGTGACCCTGCTCGAGAAGCAGCTGCCCAGCAAGGCGGAAATGGACGCGCTGCTGTCAGACATCAATCAGGCCGGACTTGGCCGCAGCCTGCAGTTCGAACTGTTCCGGCCCGGCCAGGTGGTGGTCAAGGACTACTACGCCGAATTGCCGATCGCGGTCCGTGTCACCGGCAAGTACCACGACATGGGCGCCTTTGTCGCCGATGTCGCTGGCCTCTCGCGCATCGTCACGCTGAACGGCGTGACGATCACCCCCCAGAAGGACAAGGACACGCTGACGATGGACGCCAC
This region includes:
- a CDS encoding cytochrome c biogenesis protein ResB — its product is MSVSTHGLRVHRGPQMLRAAVELLSSMRFAIALLTVICIASIIGTVLKQHEPINNYINQFGPFWAELFRAARLDSVYSAWWFMLILLFLVISTSLCVARNTPRILVDLKTFKEDIRAQSLKAFGQRAENRLGETPEAAANRIGQLLVSGGWKVKLQQREATNGSRPTGAGWMVAARAGGAHKLGYIAAHSAIVLVCIGGLLDGDLIVRAQTWFNGKSVFTGGGMIADVAPEHRLSASNPTFRGNILVPEGGQGSVAILNQADGVLLQELPFSIELKKFIVDYYSTGMPKLFASEVVLHDRETGEQVPARIEVNHPASYKGVEIYQSSFDDGGSKVKLKAVPMAAAAKPFEVEGIIGGPSTEITNGKEKLTLEYAALRVINVENFADAGAMSSGADVRKVDLRHDIESRLGAANKVNKPKVLRNIGPSIGYKLRDASGQAREYQNYMVPVDTGDGQPVFLLGMREKPEDPFRYLRVPADEQGSMDGFVRMRAALADPDTRARAIERYIAKATDPKRPEMAEQLRVSATRALALFSGSERARADATTVGGWQAIAEFMEINVPEAERERAGGVLVRILNDVLFEVLNLSREGAGLAALPNDEKSQAYLTQAVLAISDAHFYPAPVAMMMTDFTQVQASVFQVARAPGKSVVYLGCLLLIIGIFAMLYVRERRLWVWLTPDGNASETAATMAFSVNRKTIDSDREFEHLKHKLLALNKTEPETS
- the ccsB gene encoding c-type cytochrome biogenesis protein CcsB produces the protein MNTTTLTLNESWLSRRNLFDWVFAALVLAGGLFAFTRYAGSMDYYEKPILAAAVISMIAIGWFWRPLRVLAIVVAAASLLAISSYQGDLARADTVFWLKYFLSSQSAILWMSVLFFMSTLFYWLGFFGGKQSDTFDMIGSRLAWAAVTMALIGTMVRWYESHQLGPDIGHIPVSNLYEVFVLFCWLTAAFYLYFEERYNTRALGAFVMLVVSAAVGFLLWYTIVREAHEIQPLVPALQSWWMKLHVPANFIGYGTFALAAMVAFAYLIKEQADEKRWYKLTPIWLLGVALCFVPVAFRQRVQEAGGSYWVVYAGISALIAAGILLGRKRIAARLPANEVLDDVMYKSITVGFAFFTIATVLGALWAADAWGGYWSWDPKETWALIVWLNYAAWLHMRLVKGLRGTVAAWWALGGLAVTTFAFLGVNMFLSGLHSYGTL
- the msrP gene encoding protein-methionine-sulfoxide reductase catalytic subunit MsrP — its product is MSFHSRPLRRHSSSDDNGFIHPVPSEITSRAAYESRREMLKLMAGGVAGAALAGFAARDAWAQTARPNKLAALPGAKSAVPSAMSMDKLTDYKDASTYNNFYEFGTDKADPAKNAGTLKTRPWTVEVEGLVKKPGKFGIEDLLKLSAQEERIYRLRCVEGWSMVIPWVGYSLAELIKKVEPQGNAKFVEFVTLADPKTMPFVGSHVLDWPYTEGLRMDEAMHPLTLLAFGMYGEVLPNQNGAPVRLVVPWKYGFKSAKSIVKIRFVEKEPSTAWNKAAANEYGFYSNVNPNVDHPRWSQATERRIGDGGGLFAKRRKTEMFNGYEAQVGQLYAGMDLKKNY
- a CDS encoding sulfite oxidase heme-binding subunit YedZ: MNKLLMHPATKPVIFLLCLLPFARLAYGAFTDGLGANPAEFLIRATGDWTLRFICIVLAVTPLRVMSKWNALARYRRMLGLFAYFYVVLHLLCYSWFDMGFEWGDIAKDIAKRPFILVGFTAFVLLTPLAATSFNRAIKAMGAKRWQMLHKLVYVIAGLGLLHFFWMRAGKNNFAEVFVYVAIIGVLLAWRVWDFASKRKAKATAAATARGGNKPLRTG
- the lysA gene encoding diaminopimelate decarboxylase yields the protein MTGSVSSSSPLPGQPHVAQRDGALHVEGVALDALAREHGTPLFVYSKQWMLDALAAYQRGFEGRDALICYAMKANSSLGVLRVFAEAGCGFDIVSGGELSRVLAVGADPKKIIFSGVGKTRAEMRQALAAGIACFNVESEAELDVLSEVAAAEGKRAPISIRINPNVDPKTHPYISTGLKGNKFGIAHDRAVEAYRHAARLPGLEVVGIDCHIGSQITEASPYLDACDRVLDLVEAIEAAGVPIHHLDFGGGLGIDYNGEVPPKADALWQQLLAKLDARGFGQRKLVIEPGRSLVGNAGVCVTEVLYTKPGEDKNFCIIDAAMNDLPRPAMYQAFQRIVPVRTRAGDAPVYDVVGPVCESGDWIGRDRTLNVVAGDLLAVLSAGAYCMSMASNYNTRGRAAEVLVSGAAAKLIRRRETMEDQLRAEIDG
- the lptM gene encoding LPS translocon maturation chaperone LptM, which translates into the protein MSTRVRAALMVCLAAATTGLAACGQKGALYLPTDPAAAQRATLPQLLTPGGSDSTSSTNTTPAPAAPASSATTNSTNDSTGTRK
- the cyaY gene encoding iron donor protein CyaY, which translates into the protein MTDIEYMDRAEAALAAIEEGCDRINDATDADIDNQRVGGMITISFQNGSQLIVNLQKPLHEIWLAARSGGYHYRHDGKAWVDTKTGEEFFGNLSREATLQAGQPLEFAAA